The sequence below is a genomic window from Candidatus Polarisedimenticolaceae bacterium.
GACGGTCGAGGACAAGGTCCCGCCGTTCCTCAAGGACGCGGGGGAGGGATGGGTCACCGCGGAATATTCGATGCTCCCCGCGTCCACGTCGACCCGCACCTCGCGCGAGGTCGCGAAGGGGCGTCCGTCGGGGCGCACGATGGAGATCCAGCGTCTGATCGGCCGCGCGCTCCGCAGCGTCGTCGACCGCAAGGCGCTCGGCCCGCGGACGATCTGGGTCGACTGCGACGTGCTGCAGGCCGACGGCGGCACCCGTACCGCGTCGATCACCGGCGGCTTCGTCGCCCTTGCCCTCGCGGCCGCGAAGCTGAGGGAGAAGGGGATCGTGACGCGCCCCGTCTTCTCGTCGCTCGTCGCGGCGGTGTCGGTGGGGATGGTGACCGGCACGCCGGTCCTCGACCTCGACTACATCGAGGACTCCGCCGCCGACGTGGACATGAACGTCGTGCGCACCGACGACGGGCGGTACATCGAGGTGCAGGGGACGGCCGAGACGACTCCATTCAGGCGCGGCCGCCTCATGGAGCTCCTCGACCTCGCGGACGTCGGCATCGACCGCCTGCAGGAGATGCAGCGGGAGGCGATCGGGGACACTTCGCTCTTCGTTCCGAAGTGAAAAGGGGTCAGGCCCCTTTTTCCTTCAAACTCGAGTTCCCATGACGCGCATGCTCATCGCGACGACGAACCGGGGAAAGCTCGCGGAGTTCGCGGAGGCGCTCGCCTCCGCGTCGATCGAGGTCGTGGGCCTCGACGCGATTCCCGACGCGCCGAAGGTGGACGAGACCGGCGTGACCTTCGAAGCGAACGCGAGGCTCAAGGCCGAGACGTATTCGAAGCTCACCGACCTCCCCGTCGTGGCCGACGACTCCGGGCTCGAGGTGGACGCGATGGACGGCCGCCCCGGCGTCTACTCGGCGCGTTTCGGAAGCCCCGACCTCTCCGACACCGCGCGCTGCAAGGCGCTGCTGAAGGGACTCGTGGACGTCCCCGACGAGCGCCGCACCGCGCGATTCCGCTGCGTGCTCGCGCTCGCGAAGGGCGGCCACACGTTGACTACCTTCGAGGGCACGGCCGAGGGGACGATCCTGCGCGAGCTGCGGGGGAAGGAGGGGTTCGGCTACGACCCCGTCTTCTTCCACGCCGGCGCGGGGAAGACGTTCGCGGAGCTCCCCCGCGAGGAGAAGCGTCGTTGGTCCCACCGCGGCCAGGCGATCGCCAGGCTCGTGGAAGCGGTGAAGGCGGGGATGCTGCGGGCCGTCTAGCGGCGGCCGACGGGAAGCGGACGAGAACGCCGAAGTCCACGTAGCTCGTTGACGCTTTTCCCCCGTAGTAGTACATTCCGCGGGCCTTTTCGGTCGAAAGGCCGCAGGCCGGCACGTGTTCCTGAGTAGCTCAGTGGTAGAGCAGGCGGCTGTTAACCGCCGGGTCGGGGGTTCAAATCCCTCCTCAGGAGCCAAACCCCACTCACCTCGAAATCTCGGTTCTCAGGTTGATACGTAGCGGCGCGGCGCGCGCGGATTCCCGTGCAGCCGGCCCCGACGTATTCGCCGCGGTGGTGACCGGCGCGCTCCCCGTGCTCCAACCGTACCGGCGAAACCTCGTGGATCCAAGCCGTGCGTCCCGAGCCGCGTTCATTGAACCTTGGGGGTGACCTTGCCCGCGAAAGACTGGGCCACGATGCGATCGTTGCGCACGACGAACATGTCGGAGGCCAGCTCGTACACGTTGTCGGCCGTTTCTCCGGTCCAGACGATGTAGGCGTAGTCGCCCTCGAAG
It includes:
- the rph gene encoding ribonuclease PH, with protein sequence MTRHDGRPPSALRPVRLEPNWLKTADGSVLITVGETRVLCAATVEDKVPPFLKDAGEGWVTAEYSMLPASTSTRTSREVAKGRPSGRTMEIQRLIGRALRSVVDRKALGPRTIWVDCDVLQADGGTRTASITGGFVALALAAAKLREKGIVTRPVFSSLVAAVSVGMVTGTPVLDLDYIEDSAADVDMNVVRTDDGRYIEVQGTAETTPFRRGRLMELLDLADVGIDRLQEMQREAIGDTSLFVPK
- a CDS encoding XTP/dITP diphosphatase, with the protein product MTRMLIATTNRGKLAEFAEALASASIEVVGLDAIPDAPKVDETGVTFEANARLKAETYSKLTDLPVVADDSGLEVDAMDGRPGVYSARFGSPDLSDTARCKALLKGLVDVPDERRTARFRCVLALAKGGHTLTTFEGTAEGTILRELRGKEGFGYDPVFFHAGAGKTFAELPREEKRRWSHRGQAIARLVEAVKAGMLRAV